In Tripterygium wilfordii isolate XIE 37 chromosome 17, ASM1340144v1, whole genome shotgun sequence, the genomic window CATAGTATCCCTTCGATGAATCGGGGCTTTAAGaaacactagttcggattctttGGGGACATAGCTAGTAAGATGAGTATTAACAAAAGAAGGACTATCGATGATTTTGCACCAGACTTTGCACACTCGTCGGCAGCACAGAAGTAATTTTGGTGGCAATCTCAATAGTATGTTTGTCACTAATTCAACAGGAAGGTGGGGGATCTCTTCATCCATGGACTTAAGTTCCGATTCCGAAATCAGTCCTTTAGTTTTTTTCATGGcttaatgatgatgatggtggtgatgATAATTTCTCCAATCTAATGAAAATTCAATCACgaaagaaaagataaaagaaaattaaacaaacatcCAAAATCTGTACCTGATGGTGCCTCGGTTTGTAGAGAGGTTTTATGAAGACGTCTTGGCATCAAACCCTAAACCGAATCCCAATTGATACACGATTTTAATTGCAAGACTTGTACTGCTAAAAGACTTTTTAAACTTCTATTCTTTGTCCCTTTTTTCCCTAAAAAGAAGTCAGaacgtgtatatatacatacatatataagtatAAAAGTGTTTCGTCTTACCGTATACGTCTACAACACCGAGCCACTAATTGAAATGGTATGGAAGGTGTATGTCACCCAGGTGACCAAGGTTCGAATCCTTCCACCACCATTTTCATTAATAGGTTGTCATGTGTACTTAGTTCTGTCATTTTCTTCATCACCtcacttttctttccttctctttggTAACAGGAAGGGCAAAAGAGTTTGACAAGCCATCTCACTTGATAGATAAGTAGTTCCTTTTGGGAACATTAGTCCAGGACTAGGAGTATGCCGAAGCGCTCAGCCGAACTATAAACATCCATCGTGTTGCCTTGGACTCTTCATTGTTGATATTCATCGAACTTTCCGATGACCACTACTAAGCTCGGCAGACTTTTACACTCTCCCAAGTGCTGGAATAGCCATGCAACTTATGGTTGTAGGATTGCATACGTTGATAACATATTAAATTTAACAGCTCAATACTACATGAGGAAATATTACATCTACTTGAACAAAAATGACCAATAAAAAAGTAATATTACTCCAGACTCGGATATTATTATAAGATAAAGCATATCAAGCTTTTATTACATGgtagaaacatgaaacacaCAGAGAGAGTACAAACTTTTATTCCAAACTATAAGAAAAGGCTGTTAGGAtgaaatatcccacatcggttataAACCAGGCAAAGTGCCTGTATATAGGAGCAAGCCCCCTCCCCTTAAAAGACCTTTTAGGGGGAGGCCCAAGGGGGCCTAGAAAtatttacatggtatcggagcaggtgtgcgctcgtccTCGAAataaagtccactcgttgggccttgggcataGATACCCACTCCactccacgagtgcgggggagtgttaggatgaaatatcccacatcggttataAACCAGGCAAAGTGCCTGTATATAGGAGCAAACCCCCTCTCCCCTTAaaaggccttttagggggaggccCAAGGGGGCCCAGAAATATTTACAAAGGCAACATAATCTCAAGTGATGACAGCCATATCAAGCTTTTAATACATAGTAGAAACGGAAAACACACAAAGAGAGAGTGGCATGCATCCTTAGAAAGCCATGCATCACCAAGCACAAATACATGACAGCTCCTAGAGAAGGCAACACCGTCACAAGTATTCAATCTGCATtgttatataaaaaagaagatgagtaaaaaatatattgctataaaaaagagcaaaaaagaTATTAGTATGATTTCTATATTCCTTACAGAATGGCTCAATTTTCCATTGTTGGTCATACGTATCAATCCAGGGCCCGCCCACAATTATAGCACCAAGATAAAATTTATCAATATTCAAAGGAGCAGCTTCCAAATGTGATTCACACTGAGAACTTCTTATGGCCCTGTAATTTTCACCACGATCGTTAGCTAGCGACCAGAGGATAGACTCGTCGAAGACATTTGGAGTGTAATCAACCAATTTCACCTGCATGTTTAAGAATTTTTCTCAATAAATGATTACAAGGAATGGAATATGCTATGATTAATAGTAAAACTATAAGCGAAAAATTAAGAAAGCATGCAATTTTAAGGTTAGATGATTCTTACAGGAAGAGGATGACTGAAGGAATGTTTTAGGGTTTGCCCAGTTGCTTTATTAACCAGAGAAAATAAAGGATAGCCTAATTTGTCCAACACATTGCTGTACGTATCATCTTTATACCAAtgctgcaacaaaaaaaaaaaaatgttaggcCCTATATATACTGGAATCTACTCATTATAAATAACATATGTATTCAATTCTTAAGAAAATGAATGAAGAACATCAAAACATGCATGCATTTTAACAGAAAATGAAGAGATCatatcaaaaatataaaataaaaaatttaatggaCTGTCCTTTCACGAATAAACCTGACGGTCATCATTTGCATCAATTTTGGCAAGAATGGCCACGCCTTCACCAACGGCCAGATTGTACTGAGGGGCAGACCTACAGTACACCCTATAAGAAGGAAGGTTTCTTGTAGCTAGTACTGTTGTAGCCATTGTTAACTGGATAAGCAAGGGTTAGGATAATTAAGCTTGAGATGGGATGGGATGGTGTTCTAGGAAGGCTGTCATGCCTTGTTATATAGGCAACCGATTAAAGCCCTCTCTCTACCTAATTTGACCATTGAATACTACTTGTTGTCATTATATGTGTGTGGTGTATGATCGTTGGGGACTAATCTCTATTATCTATGGTGTAAACACGAATTCAATTAGGTAGAAGGATCTTCAATAAACATGATTGAATCGAGATGAAGATCCTTCTACCTAATTGAATTGGGTTCACACTGACTTCacaccatagttttttttttttttgatagaacgATTGATTTTATTGATAAGCATGGTACAAAAGCAATACAACTAAGTATAACAGAACcctaaaacaccaaaacaatcATTCTAACCAAGCTACAAACATGTCACTCCTTAGAGCCCCCTGTTTTGCAAGACTATCAGTTACAAATTAGCCTCTCTCCACACATGATTGTATGTAATGGAAGAGAGTTGCGAGGAGAGATTTGTAATAGCATTAAAATCCTGAGCTTTAGACCAAGGTTGGTCTGTTGAAATCTATATTCTTGGAGTCTCTCACACCTTATCCAACATCCAACCATCATAATCCACACACTTACACATATAATGACAGTAAGTAGTAATCAATAGTCAAATTACGTAGGGTGGCCATTTTTGGCTAGATTCTTCCGgtgtgtttgtttctttttttgttatgatGTTTGTGTTTTGCGTTGTTGGTGGACCCCCTCTTTGTACTTGGTTGGATTCTCTCTCCTATCCTTAATAAATCCGTTcttcttatcaaaaaaagaaaaaaagaaagtcaaaCTACGTAGAGGTAATTAACTTATCCCTCAATAAATTTAggttaaataatttttattgaaGAAACAGAATAGTCACCACTTGATTTCTAGTCTAATAAACTGAGATGCTTGGAAAACCGAGCAATCAAGAAGTCGGTTTTATTTTGCACGtcatctatctatatatagaaATTTAAAGTGGACGAATTCACGGAATaaagtatatatatgttactAGTATACTAGTGGGGGTTTCAAGGGAACTACTTGAGTGATAGCCTAGTTTTGATGAAACTTATCGCAATTCCACCAACAATTGAAGAAACATAACAAATACCAAATTGCCTAAACAACTAATAAGGGATTCCATAACATCCTAAATAAGAAACACAACTACATCTACCAGACTTTTCCCCCAAAAAAGGGGCCCTAACATCCGAAGCCATACAGATTTTTGGGCAAGATTTTTCCCCTAAAAAAAGACCCTAACCTCCATTTACAGTGTTGAAGGCATATTTGATCCTCCTTATTATTTATTGTCACCCAATGATAAAAATGTTTGACTAGCCCACATAGGCAGTTTAACTATCCCACACCAGGAAAACCTACCTGAATGAccaatttgaaatatttttatcaTCGGGTGgttaaattgaaacattttaaacaatagtgtacaaattgaaacactgactatctttcAGTGTACAAAAGTAATATTAACCCACTATTGAGATTATCAGTAAAATTACTCCTGTGCTGCCAATGAGTATGCAAAGTCTGGTGCAAAATCATCGATAACCCTTCTTTTGCTAATACTCATCATACTAGCTATGTCTCGGAAGAATCTGAATTAATGTTTCATACTAGCTATGTCTCGGAAGAATCTGAATTAATGTTTCTTAAAGCCCCGACTCATCAAAGGGATACTATGAAGGTCTACTCAATAAATTAGATAATTGAGATTCATTTGCACTCGGACTACTataaaaaatagagtacaaccaagagaattaaaaaacaagacaaaaaaaattgaaaagcacgAAGACGATGATCGCGGGACGCTCCCAGACAAGAGTGTATTACATCGAAACATTCAAGGGAGGTGGACATGCTATATGGAGTATGATCATTGGGGACGGTGCTATGGTGTGAACCCCATTACATTATTCTCTGGCTCCTCCGCCCCTACTTTTTGTGTTGTCCTTTATGACTGTAAAGTGACTGGGGACACAGTAGTACAGTGACCTCGATCCTATCTACTCAGTCAAAAATTTTGAGTAACTGGTTATATGGGCTTGATGTAGAAGATAAAATAAAGAAGACTGTTTGGAATTGAGACATTAATGTGGAAAAAGAGAATCGAATTCTAAAGTTGGGTTTTCCATTAATGTGTCTTTTACTTGGGCAAAATATTCAACCAGAAAAAGctattgctttttctttttctttttcttttttttgggagtATTGCAAAATGTAAGAATATACTTTCTTTGAACTGCCAACCTAACTTTTTTTTAGTGGAATTTTTTGATCAGACCTTCTCAATCCACACAATCACACTTGTTTGGTTAGGGGTTTGGAACACTTTGGGGCATAACCATGAATGTAAAGGGATAGGGGATTCAATTCTTGGCACGTATTTTGGCTACAATACCATCCCAAAAATTATGTTAAgtcatgattttattttttttgaaaataaattattagagTATAGGAGTTAGGAgggtttagaaaaaaaaattcaaaatcaactatattctaacattccAAAGTGTAGTATGTCATTGGTAGGGATCGAAGGTCCCTTGCAAGCCCATAAACATGAAGAGCAATGTCTAAGGCTGTCCAATGAAATTGAATACATATATCAGTGAGGCAACTATGTCCGAGGCGTAGTCAGAATGTTGATGCATATCTAATGTTGCCACTGTTGGCAACATTAACACACATCCTCTAAGTGGATCTTAGAGACAACACATAACGAAGATTGTTTAACATCTGACCAAAATCATACGTTGGAGATTGTTTAGTATTTAGTAGAATCCCAGTTTATTTGGAAGAATACCATAATTAACTTCATGAATTTTCAGATTAATACATATTATTAATGGATACTTTACCCTCAGAGTTTACTAGTATGAATTGTACGTATATTCCTTATGGTGGTGCTCACGCAGTAGATGTAGAATTAGAAATTTAGAGACATCTAAGACATGATGGAATGCAGTACATGTAGAGCTAGACAATACATGAAAGGTGCAGGAAAATTGCAGTATGCAACGGTAGGGATTGCGTCGTACTACTTTCTTCAATTGCTCATACTATTACAAGCTGTGGGCAGTAAGAGCCCTTGATTAACTACGAAGTTTATGTCTCTTTTTGATATGCCCCTTAAGCCAGAGCATTTGCAAAATGTGCTAAACTTTTTCACTTGCAATTCAATCTGACCATGCCCCATAAATGCCATCACTTCCAAGTCAAGATATTCACATAGAAAGGGGTATAAAAGTAGTGGAGTATAAGCTATCAGTCGCATACAAAAGGCTAAGTAGCATGGCTGGAACTGCAGACAGCTTAAATATGAAGTCTTGCAGAAACCCATTACAAAAACAAACcgaaaaataatgcaaagacAAAGGCGAAGGGACTGAGGCAGGTAATCACattgaagggaagggaaggggcACCAACAAGTACCAAGTTAAAGAGAGAAAAGTTCACACTTCACTGAATTTTTCACCAACACAACACTTGGCATCAGAAAGCCAAAACCATGTAATCCCATGGGCCTAAACCAATCAAATTTCCTCCACAAGACAACCCACCATAAGAACCAAACAGAGTAATCCAAACTGAAGCTATGCCAAGAACTTCCACAAAGGCCATTTAAAGATAGATCGAATAGCGAAGCCCCATAGACAGGAGAGATCAAAGAACTTCAACTGAAACCATAGAAATTTGAGATGAAGTCCAACTGCACTAGATGAAAGATACTGAATGAAGGTAAAAGAGAGCAAAGCCTTTCCAAACAATGGCTATCCACCAAACTGATCACCCCTTGAaaagatagagtacaatagaGGAAATTTTGtaggaaggaaagaaaagaacaaagaactCCCAAACAAAAGCCTATCCACCAATCTGAAACCCCATGGTGATGAATATTGCCATT contains:
- the LOC119981677 gene encoding ricin B-like lectin R40G3, with the translated sequence MATTVLATRNLPSYRVYCRSAPQYNLAVGEGVAILAKIDANDDRQHWYKDDTYSNVLDKLGYPLFSLVNKATGQTLKHSFSHPLPVKLVDYTPNVFDESILWSLANDRGENYRAIRSSQCESHLEAAPLNIDKFYLGAIIVGGPWIDTYDQQWKIEPFY